AGTTTTAAGCCGTAAACTTGATGTAAATAAAGAAAAATAACAAGTTGGAGGACAGTATGGAAAAAGAACAAGTTACAATCCATGTGGAAAATTTAAATTTACATTATGGAACAAACCATGCGTTAAAAAATGTAAATATGGATATTTTTAAAAATAAGATTACCGCTTTTATCGGACCATCTGGATGCGGGAAATCCACTTTTTTAAAAACGTTAAATAGAATGAATGATTTGGTTCCAAACGTAAAAATAGAGGGAAAAGTGTTGCTGGATGGGGAAGATATTTATTCCCCAAAAGTAGACACTACCTTGTTGAGAAAAAAGGTTGGGATGGTTTTCCAGCAGCCAAATCCTTTTCCCATGAGCGTTTACGATAATATTGCATATGGACCGAGAATCCATGGAATTCGTTCTCGAGTTAAGCTGGATGAAATCGTAGAAAAAAGTTTACGGGATGCCGCAATTTTTGATGAAGTCAAGGATCGGCTAAAAAAATCCGCGTTAGGGCTTTCTGGTGGGCAACAACAGCGCCTCTGTATTGCTAGAGCGCTGGCTGTAGAACCAGAAGTTTTATTAATGGATGAACCTACCTCAGCATTGGATCCAATCTCTACCTCCAAGATTGAAGAGTTAATGGGCAGCTTAAAAGAGAAATATACAGTTGCTATTGTTACCCACAATATGCAGCAAGCAACCCGTATTTCTGATTATACAGCATTTTTCTTGGTAGGTGAAATGGTAGAATACAATGATACTGAGCAGATGTTCTCTATGCCACAGGATAAACGCACAGAAGACTATATTACAGGGAGGTTTGGATAATCATGCGGTCAAAGTTTGATAGCCAATTAGAAGAATTACATGTAAAACTAATTACAATGGGTAGTTTGTGTGAGGAGGCTATTTCGATCTCTGCAAAACTGCTTCAAAATAATGATGAGGAGCAAAAACAAAAGGTTTGCTCTTTGGAACGTGAAATTGACCACATGGAACGGGATATTGAATCTCTCTGTATGAGAATGATTTTACAACAGCAGCCAGTAGCAAGGGATTTACGCTCGGTATCCGCAGCGTTAAAAATGATATCGGATATGGAACGTATTGGCGACCAAGCTGCTGATATTTCCGAACTGGCTCCGTATATTGCGGATAATATGGTGCAAAGTAAAGTCCATATTGGAGAAATGGCTGTAGCTACTGTATCTATGGTGACCGATAGTGTAGAAGCTTTTGTAAAGCAGGATTTGGATTTGGCACATCAGGTAGAAAAAAATGATGATAAAGTAGACCAAATGTTTGATAGTGTAAAAGAAGAACTGATTGGTTTAATCCGTCAGGATACAGTAGACGCAGGGGTTGCATTGGACCTTTTAATGGTAGCAAAATACTTTGAACGCATTGGTGACCATGCAGTAAATTTAGCTGAGTGTGTAGAATACTCTGTCTTGGGTTTTCATAAAAAGTAATTTATGTTACAATAAAAGGCGGAAAAGAGGCGATAACAATTGATTTACTGTTTAGAAGACGATGAAAGCATCCGCGAACTAGTTACCTATACCTTAAATACTCAGGGCCTAGAAGCCCAAGGGTTTTCCAAACCCAGTGAATTTTGGGAGGCGATGCAGAAAAGTATTCCGGATTTAATCTTGCTGGATATTATGTTGCCAGAAGAAGATGGGTTTAGCATCCTAAAAAAAATCCGCACTTCATCCATGACAAAACGGCTTCCGGTAATTATGCTTACCGCAAAGGGAAGCGAATATGATACCGTTCGTGGACTGGATAGCGGTGCGGATGACTATATTCCAAAGCCATTCCGTATGATGGAACTGCTTTCCCGTATCCGCGCTACCCTACGCCGCGCTGGCGATGAAGAGGCTGCCATAGAGGAATATCAAATTGAGAATTTATATGTTTGCCCATCTCGCCATATTGTGACTGTGGATGGAAATAACATCACATTAACGCTAAAAGAGTTTGAGTTGCTTTGCCTGTTATTGGCGGAACGAGGTACAGTGCTTACTCGATCCCAGCTGTTGGATCGCATTTGGGGTTATGAGTTTGACGGGGAGAGCCGTACGATTGACGTCCATATCCGTACGTTACGGCAAAAATTAGGCGAAGCTGGTAGCCTAATTAAAACAGTGCGGGGGATAGGCTATAAAATAGAGGATGCGGACAAATGACAAAACGGATTTTTCGCTCTATTTTATTGGTTTCCATTGCTTCCTGTTTTGTAGGCCTTGCCTTTGTTATTGGAATTTTATATCAATATTTTGACAACCAACTAATGCGGGAACTAGAAAATTCGGCCTATTATCTTTCCATTGCCGTAGAACATGAAGGGATTTCGGCTCTAGATGACCTTCCAGAGGGAAAGGAGCGGATTACCATTATAGGTACGGATGGTACCGTACTATATGATACCTCTTCCAATCCAGCAACCATGGAAAACCACAATACCAGAGAAGAAGTGCAAGAAGCACGAGAAAATGGATCAGGAAAAGCTGTTCGGCAATCCAATACCTTAGGCCATAAAAATATCTATTATGCTTTAAAACTCTCCAACGGCCAGATTTTACGTGTATCCAGCACACAATATAATGTGGCTACCTTGCTGCTCAATCTAATCCAACCAATTTTATGGATATTCGCCTTGATTGTATTACTGGCAACCATTTTCTCTTTCCGTGCATCTAAAAAAATTGTGGAACCATTAAATAAGCTGGACTTGAATAATCCAGACATCAATGAACCCTATGAAGAAATTGCCCCATTGTTAACGAAAATCAGCCGTCAAAAACGAACCATACGCAGTCAACTATCCAAAGCCAAACGTCAACAGGAAGAATTCTCCTTGATTACTAATCATATGGAAGAAGGGCTGCTGGTAATTGACAAACAGACAGAACTTCTTTCTTATAACAACAGCGCGTTGCAGTTGCTAGGGGCAAAAGAAACCAAACCACAGGGCAGCATCTTTATTTTAAACCGCAGTGAACCGTTCCGCCAAGTGGTGAACAAAGCACTGTCTGGGGAACGGACAGAAGCTGTTTTGCAGATAAACGATTTGTTTTATCGGTTGACTGGGAACCCTGTTTTCCATCATGACGAAATAGAGGGGGCTGTTCTTCTTCTAATTGATATTACCGAGAAAATGCAGAGGGAACAGTTGCGGAATGAGTTTACCGCAAATATTTCCCATGAATTAAAAACTCCACTGACTTCTATTTCAGGGTTTGCGGAAATCATTCAAAATGGCCTTGTGTTACCAGAGGATATCCCAAAATTTGCAGAACGGATTTTTACAGAATCACAACGTTTAATCACATTGGTAAGTGATATTATAAAAATTTCTCAGTTGGATGAAAGTGTTCTACCATACGAAAAAGAAACGGTGGACCTTTACAAAACAGCAAAAGAAATTTTAGACCGTCTTACTCCAGCGGCAGAAAAAATGGATGTACGGCTTTGTATCGAACAAAGTTCCGCTACATTAGAGATTGTAAAGCCAATTTTTGAAGAAGTAATTTATAACCTTTGCGACAACGCTATTAAATATAATAATCGGGGTGGATCTGTACAGGTTATCATTCAACAAACAGATGAGATAACAAGTATTGCGGTAAAGGATACTGGTATTGGAATTCCGGTATCCGACCAGCAGCGTATTTTTGAACGGTTTTACCGTGTGGATAAAAGCCATTCCAAAGAAATTGGGGGAACGGGATTGGGCTTGTCCATTGTAAAACACGGCGCCTCCTATTTGGGCGCGGATGTTAAGGTGACCAGTACAATGGGAAAAGGAACCACATTTACCCTGATATGGACCCATATATAATATTTATATTACAATCAACCTTTATTTTTATATTTCATTGTTTCAATTCTCTAACTATTTTCCACAAAAAGGCCTGATGCATGCATCAGGCCTTTTTGCAATAAAAATAACTTTGGTTCTATAAACAATAAAATGGATCATGTAGGGAAATATAAAACAAACACAGAAAATTTCAAAATAATATAGTATGGTATGAGAATTATGTGGTATTTTATTGGTTTATTATAAGATATTCTTACAAACAGCGGGCAAGTTTGAGCTTGCTTTAGAAATGAACTTGCCCGTAGAATATCTGGCAATATCCTCAACTCATCCTATTCTATACAGCAAAAAAGATGCCGCTACAGTTCAGATGTAGCGGCTATCTTTTTCACCGATCAACAATAGGATCAATCGCCTATCCAATCATGCCCCACACAAACAGACCAACTGTGTTCCTTTGGAATCAATCTGTTTCCTGTATTGCATTGGCAGTAAAAATTTGTTATAATTTGTCGTAAGACATTACCTGTAAAACGGTAGGCGGTTGAATCTTGCCCCAAAAATGGGGTGTTGCCCATGGAATATCTGGTTATGTTCGCAATATTGTTATTGCTGATTGATCGTATTCTACATAGCAATAAAAAAAGATAACCGCCCTATTGCTATCCAGTGGTTATCTTTTTAAATGAATAAGAACTGGGGCAAACCGTCTATCCGGTAATGCCTTTTCTAACTTTATTATAACCAGTTTATTGGCAGTTGTCAATTATTTGTATGAAAAACAATAGAAAGAGAAAGAAGAAAATGGCGTCCAAAAAAATAAGAGAGAAAAAGTTAAAGCAAAAACAGAAATACCAGGCGTTGCGCCCAGTACATGACCAGAAAAAGAAATGCGATAGCCTTTTTTCCACACTGCGCTTTATCAAACGCATTGAATTAATCGGAATCATCGTTATCATTGCATGGTGTTGCTCTATTCTATCCAGTTCAACCTATTTTCGCCCTTACCAAACGGATACAATCACGGTAAAAGAAACAAAAATTTATTCCAAGATTGGCGGTTTTAAAACTTATGTAATTTTTACTGAAAATGATTCTTATGCAATTTCAAGTGGAAACAGCAAAAAGGTGAACCGTGAATTGTTTTTACATGAAATTACTCCCGGAGCAACGGTTAAAGTGGAATATCGGGAAACCGGAATCTTTTTGCTGAAATCAAAAACTTTATCTACTCTACAAAAAGGGAACACCATTCTATTTCAGGTAGAAAAAATATCGAATGAATTTTCTTCTATCCTAAAACGAATCTTTATTTTTGATGGTATCATTGCAATCATTTTAATCCTGATACTGATTTTCCCTTATCGGAAAACTAAAATAAAATACAAACAAGAATATCGAAAATATCTTACCTTACAAAAGGAATATGAAAGCAGTTTATCCAACATTCTGATGGGGCAACCTGAAAAATAACGCCTGTGGACAGCAGGCGTTTTCTTTTTTTGCCGAAAAATTAGAAAAAATATCCTTTTACTCATTCGTTCATACAGATTCTATGGATTAACATATCTGTATTGCAACCCAAATTTTGATTATACTAAGGATAAGCAAATGAGAACCAATAGATAAGGATTAGGCAATATGATTGATAAAAGGATTGGCAAGCGCATCAAGGAGCGCAGGGAAGAACTTGGGTTAACCCAGGAACAGTTTGCGGAAAAGGTGGGTTTAACCACAAATTATATTTCAACGGTGGAACGGGGTGCATCCTTTCCAAGATGTGAAAAATTAATCAAAATTCTGAACGGACTGGAAACCTCTGCTGACGCTATTTTCTGTGATGTTCTTATTCACTCAACCAATTATAAAACTTCGCAATTATCGGAAGAATTAAGTCATTTGCCTATGGAAGACCAGCAACGGATCTTGAATATTGTGGAACTGATGATTAAAGAAGCGAAAAACAAATAAATAATTTTAACCTATGTTTTGAACATAGGTTTTTTATTTTTTGTCATATACATTAAAAAATTTTTGTGTTATACTATGTATTAACATATTATTCTAATTCTTTAATACATAGTAAACGGAGAGTTCACATGGAACAAATTATAAAATGTTGTTTTACCGGGCACCGTCCACAAAAATTTTCGTTTGGCTTTAACGAGCATGACCCCAGATGTAACAACCTGAAAAAGGTATTGCGGGAACGCATTGAGTATTTGATTACCCAACAGAACGTAACATACTTTATTACCGGCATGGCATTGGGGGTGGATTTGTTTGCCGCTGAAATTGTGCTGCAACTAAAACAAAACTACCCTCACATTCAACTGGAGTGTGCCATCCCCTGTGAATCCCAATCGAAACGCTGGTCAAAATCATTGCAAAATCGGTATGAAATGATTTTATCCCAATGCGATACACAAACTGTGTTGCAAAAATACTACACCTCCAATTGCATGCTAAAAAGAAACCAGTATATGGTTGACCACGCTGACATCATCCTAGCAATCTGGAATGGCACCCCAGGAGGGACAGAAAAAACCATCCAGTATGCCAAACAACAAAATAAACGGGTATGGCTCACCCTTTTTTACGATTAATTTGTCAAAATTTGTTGAATTCATTTCTGAATTGGTTTATAATGTAAATATCTACTAAACTATTCCAAGGAGATGAAAAAATGGATCTAAATGGCGCAAAAGGGATTTTAAAAAGCTTAGCGGATGGTGTGGACCCCCTAACTGGCGAAGTATTACCAGAGGACCACATATGCAACCAACCAGAAATAATACGGGCAATTTATATGGTTTTAATGGAATTATCTCGTGGAAAACAGCATCGTGAAAAACCAGAAAATGATGGTGCTCCATGGTCAGAAGAAGAAGAGCAACTACTTTGCGATATGTTCGACCAAAACCGAACAACAAAAGAAATTTGCGACTATTTCAAACGGACAAATGGCGCAATAGCGGCGAG
This is a stretch of genomic DNA from Clostridium facile. It encodes these proteins:
- a CDS encoding helix-turn-helix domain-containing protein, translated to MIDKRIGKRIKERREELGLTQEQFAEKVGLTTNYISTVERGASFPRCEKLIKILNGLETSADAIFCDVLIHSTNYKTSQLSEELSHLPMEDQQRILNIVELMIKEAKNK
- a CDS encoding response regulator transcription factor, whose product is MIYCLEDDESIRELVTYTLNTQGLEAQGFSKPSEFWEAMQKSIPDLILLDIMLPEEDGFSILKKIRTSSMTKRLPVIMLTAKGSEYDTVRGLDSGADDYIPKPFRMMELLSRIRATLRRAGDEEAAIEEYQIENLYVCPSRHIVTVDGNNITLTLKEFELLCLLLAERGTVLTRSQLLDRIWGYEFDGESRTIDVHIRTLRQKLGEAGSLIKTVRGIGYKIEDADK
- the phoU gene encoding phosphate signaling complex protein PhoU, coding for MRSKFDSQLEELHVKLITMGSLCEEAISISAKLLQNNDEEQKQKVCSLEREIDHMERDIESLCMRMILQQQPVARDLRSVSAALKMISDMERIGDQAADISELAPYIADNMVQSKVHIGEMAVATVSMVTDSVEAFVKQDLDLAHQVEKNDDKVDQMFDSVKEELIGLIRQDTVDAGVALDLLMVAKYFERIGDHAVNLAECVEYSVLGFHKK
- a CDS encoding SLOG family protein, whose protein sequence is MEQIIKCCFTGHRPQKFSFGFNEHDPRCNNLKKVLRERIEYLITQQNVTYFITGMALGVDLFAAEIVLQLKQNYPHIQLECAIPCESQSKRWSKSLQNRYEMILSQCDTQTVLQKYYTSNCMLKRNQYMVDHADIILAIWNGTPGGTEKTIQYAKQQNKRVWLTLFYD
- a CDS encoding sensor histidine kinase, which codes for MTKRIFRSILLVSIASCFVGLAFVIGILYQYFDNQLMRELENSAYYLSIAVEHEGISALDDLPEGKERITIIGTDGTVLYDTSSNPATMENHNTREEVQEARENGSGKAVRQSNTLGHKNIYYALKLSNGQILRVSSTQYNVATLLLNLIQPILWIFALIVLLATIFSFRASKKIVEPLNKLDLNNPDINEPYEEIAPLLTKISRQKRTIRSQLSKAKRQQEEFSLITNHMEEGLLVIDKQTELLSYNNSALQLLGAKETKPQGSIFILNRSEPFRQVVNKALSGERTEAVLQINDLFYRLTGNPVFHHDEIEGAVLLLIDITEKMQREQLRNEFTANISHELKTPLTSISGFAEIIQNGLVLPEDIPKFAERIFTESQRLITLVSDIIKISQLDESVLPYEKETVDLYKTAKEILDRLTPAAEKMDVRLCIEQSSATLEIVKPIFEEVIYNLCDNAIKYNNRGGSVQVIIQQTDEITSIAVKDTGIGIPVSDQQRIFERFYRVDKSHSKEIGGTGLGLSIVKHGASYLGADVKVTSTMGKGTTFTLIWTHI
- the pstB gene encoding phosphate ABC transporter ATP-binding protein PstB gives rise to the protein MEKEQVTIHVENLNLHYGTNHALKNVNMDIFKNKITAFIGPSGCGKSTFLKTLNRMNDLVPNVKIEGKVLLDGEDIYSPKVDTTLLRKKVGMVFQQPNPFPMSVYDNIAYGPRIHGIRSRVKLDEIVEKSLRDAAIFDEVKDRLKKSALGLSGGQQQRLCIARALAVEPEVLLMDEPTSALDPISTSKIEELMGSLKEKYTVAIVTHNMQQATRISDYTAFFLVGEMVEYNDTEQMFSMPQDKRTEDYITGRFG